One Vanessa cardui chromosome 14, ilVanCard2.1, whole genome shotgun sequence DNA segment encodes these proteins:
- the LOC124535209 gene encoding glutathione S-transferase 1-1-like has product MPVDLYYVPGSAPCRAVLLTARALNLNLNLKLVDLHHGEHLKPEYLKINPQHTVPTLVDDGYPIYESRAIITYLVNKYGKGSALYPEDPKARALVDQRLYFDIGTLYQRFGDYFYPQIFGGAPADKDKLAKVEDALKLLDTFLEGQKYVAGPNLTVADLSIVAGVSSFEASDIDFKKYANVKRWYETVKSTAPGYQEANEKGLDAFKALVNSLLKK; this is encoded by the exons CGTGCCTGGCTCCGCGCCCTGCCGAGCGGTGCTGCTCACTGCGCGTGCTCTCAACTTAAACCTCAACTTGAAACTAGTGGATCTGCATCACGGAGAACACCTTAAACCTGAATACCTTAAG ATAAATCCTCAACACACAGTCCCGACTCTAGTAGACGATGGCTACCCGATCTACGAGTCACGTGCTATCATTACCTACCTCGTGAACAAGTACGGAAAGGGTAGCGCGCTCTACCCCGAAGACCCTAAAGCGAGGGCACTTGTCGATCAGCGCTTGTACTTCGACATTGGAACTTTGTATCAGAGATTCGGTGACTACTTC TACCCACAAATCTTCGGAGGTGCGCCCGCTGATAAGGACAAGCTAGCTAAAGTAGAGGATGCCCTCAAATTGCTTGACACTTTCCTTGAAGGACAGAAATATGTCGCTGGCCCCAACCTTACCGTAGCAGATCTCAGCATCGTCGCTGGAGTATCAAGCTTCGAAGCGTCTGACATTGACTTCAAGAAATATGCGAATGTTAAGAG GTGGTACGAAACCGTGAAATCCACAGCACCTGGATACCAAGAAGCCAATGAGAAGGGTCTGGACGCGTTCAAGGCTCTCGTAAACAGCCTCCTTAAGAAGTAA